A genomic region of Maniola hyperantus chromosome 5, iAphHyp1.2, whole genome shotgun sequence contains the following coding sequences:
- the LOC117982672 gene encoding uncharacterized protein, with protein sequence MKMWVQTLFVSLCVGSIAAIKIPLQPLENTHTITKRVPTPTDQIQSLPIYYVSDDNVDSYLIPPDPHKAEEIIRDAVPTPATYLLPPSPDKQNEYFVNPAEPGEQTEWYPIAATNAKQQDVIPLIPQDTQLNPNEARVNLRTGKILHRGQVITVPSRNLLPPIENAQDDFVILSPSPELELPLEEIDHTQNQKVNIKLPILRPPLAKPHPVFRISPESLPVPYITPPRNPPQEYKNPTRLYPKKYINEFKPIPIPISQYQEESENDTSTINPESEDTILHHNNEHSTPTKEKNIFYEETQKKRKQQKEAAKPANASGEEDNPSEQEVSESNHRHHGNHIHPTHPRKEPRKHKSEPKSKGERTEFRMHGMKGPHSYQFGYDTGKGKNRQFRYEERDNDGHVRGHYGYVDKFGKLRVVNYDADPKLGFRAEAPVVTD encoded by the exons ATGAAAATGTGGGTGCAAACTTtattt GTTTCCTTATGCGTGGGTTCTATAGCAGCAATAAAAATACCGTTACAGCCATTAGAAAATACACATACCATAACCAAAAGAGTACCAACCCCCACAGACCAAATTCAGTCTCTACCGATTTACTATGTATCAGATGATAATGTCGACAGCTATCTGATTCCGCCTGATCCACATAAAGCTGAAGAAATAATTCGTGACGCAGTCCCTACTCCTGCCACATACTTACTACCACCATCACCAGATAAACAAAATGAGTATTTTGTTAATCCTGCAGAACCCGGAGAGCAGACTGAATGGTATCCTATCGCTGCAACGAATGCAAAGCAACAGGATGTAATACCACTTATTCCGCAAGATACACAACTAAATCCAAACGAAGCGAGAGTTAATCTAAGAACAGGCAAAATACTTCACAGAGGTCAAGTTATAACAGTACCATCAAGAAATCTATTACCACCTATAGAAAATGCTCAGGATGATTTTGTAATCCTGTCTCCTTCTCCTGAATTAGAATTGCCATTAGAGGAAATAGATCACACTCAGAACCAAAAAGTAAACATAAAGTTACCAATTTTAAGACCTCCTTTAGCGAAACCGCACCCTGTATTTAGAATAAGCCCAGAGTCTCTCCCTGTGCCATATATCACACCACCAAGAAATCCTCCTCAAGAATATAAGAATCCGACAAGGCTATACCCCAAAAAGTACATCAACGAATTTAAGCCCATACCTATACCGATATCTCAATATCAAGAGGAATCTGAAAATGACACATCTACTATTAATCCTGAATCTGAAGATACAATATTACATCATAATAATGAACATTCGACGCCGACGAAAGAGAAGAATATTTTTTACGAAGAAACTCAGAAAAAACGAAAGCAACAAAAAGAGGCTGCGAAA CCGGCAAATGCATCTGGTGAAGAAGATAACCCTTCAGAACAAGAAGTTTCAGAATCCAACCACAGACACCATGGAA ATCACATACATCCTACTCACCCGAGAAAAGAACCGCGGAAGCATAAATCAGAACCTAAATCTAAAGGGGAACGTACCGAATTTAGGATGCACGGAATGAAAGGACCCCATAGCTATCAGTTTGGCTACGATACTGGAAAAGG tAAAAACCGTCAGTTCCGGTACGAAGAGCGAGACAACGACGGGCACGTCAGAGGGCATTATGGATACGTGGACAAGTTTGGGAAGCTCCGCGTTGTCAACTACGACGCGGACCCTAAACTTGGTTTCCGGGCTGAAGCTCCTGTGGTGACGGACTGA
- the Dera gene encoding deoxyribose-phosphate aldolase: protein MVQVLAKTLDTTILNNVHVDKTSVEAQIEKILLKYPVHESSNYKRWLIKAVTLIDLTTLSGDDTRSNVTRLCIKAANPLPFEEEKEKTRTAAVCVYPNRVADAHDALKKMGLTEEIQVASVATGFPSGQYPLHTRLPEIKYAVDMGATEIDVVLDRSLVLTGKWDTLYKEVLQMKEACGSAHLKVILGVGELATYENVYSASMVAMLAGADFIKTSTGKEAVNATLPVGLVMCRAIRNFYLMTGVKVGLKPAGGIKTSRDAVNWLVLVYTELGPEWLTPQLFRIGASSLLDVLEKDIKKLSMKK from the exons ATGGTTCAAGTTTTAGCAAAAACTTTAG ACACGACGATATTGAACAACGTTCACGTTGACAAAACTAGTGTTGAGGCACAAATAGAGAAAATACTTCTCAAATATCCTGTTCATGAGTCCAGTAATTATAAGCGATGGTTGATCAAAGCTGTTACTTTGATCGATCTGACGACGTTGTCTGGAGACGACACACGATCTAATGTTACTCGGTTGTGTATTAAg GCCGCTAATCCACTCCCATTTGAAGAGGAAAAAGAGAAGACTAGAACAGCAGCTGTGTGTGTGTACCCCAATAGAGTAGCCGATGCACATGATGCCCTTAAAAAAATGGGGCTGACGGAGGAAATTCAAGTGGCTTCAG TGGCAACAGGGTTTCCATCTGGACAATATCCCCTACACACAAGACTGCCAGAGATCAAATACGCCGTAGATATGGGTGCGACTGAGATAGACGTAGTTCTTGACCGCAGCCTAGTACTGACGGGGAAGTGGGACACCTTGTACAAGGAGGTACTGCAGATGAAGGAGGCGTGTGGAAGCGCTCACTTGAAGGTTATCCTGGGAGTTGGTGAGCTTGCCACTTATGAAAAT GTGTATAGTGCTTCAATGGTGGCCATGTTGGCAGGAGCTGATTTCATCAAAACTTCAACTGGTAAAGAAGCTGTGAATGCAACATTGCCTGTAGGACTTGTTATGTGCCGAGCTATACGTAACTTCTACCTAATGACCGGTGTCAAG GTGGGGTTGAAACCAGCAGGGGGCATAAAAACCTCCAGAGATGCAGTCAACTGGCTTGTCTTGGTGTACACAGAGCTGGGACCTGAGTGGCTCACTCCACAATTGTTCCGTATTGGAGCCTCTAGTCTCCTCGACGTCTTggaaaaagatataaaaaaattaagtatgaAAAAGTAA